DNA from Bacillus sp. Marseille-P3661:
TTTTCGATGTTTGAACAGCATGACCATAAGCAAGAAAGTTAGCTACAGATCCACCTACACCAGGGAGAATCCCAATTATTGTTCCAATAATAGAACAACGAAAAAATAAACCAAAGTTTTTAAAAACAGATAAAATTCCCTCTCCAATTCCTTTTATACTTTCCTTTGATTCTACTTTTTTTACATTCTTTTTTGACATGAGTTCTAATATTTCTGTAATTGCAAATAAACCTACGACAACTGATACTAAACTAATTCCATCATATAAATGAATAATATCAAACGTATATCGTAAGTCGCCTGTTACGGGATCATACCCAATCGATGCTACCATCAAACCAAAAAGCGCAGAAATCAAGCCTTTCCACATCGTACCTTCTGTAATCATTGAAATTACTGAAAGACTTAATACACCTAGCATAAAGTATTCTGGGAAAGAAAACGCAAGTACGATATACTTCCCAAAAGGTAGAATGGCAATTAATACAACAAGTCCAACGATCCCACCTAATAATGAAGAGGATGCGGCTGCTCCAATTGCCATGCCTGCTTTACCTTTCTGGGTTAGTGGGTAACCATCAAAAGTTGTTGAGGTACTGCCAGGAGTGCCTGGCGTATTAAGTAAAATTGAAGTAATTGAACCCGCAGTCGTTGCAGATCCCATTGCACCAACCATCAGCAAGATCGCAGGGATCATATCAAATCCGATACTGATAGGAATAAGTAATGCCAAAGCTTGTGCCCCTCCTAATCCTGGAAGAAGACCAAATATCATCCCCAACAGTGCACCAAGCAATAAAAAAACGATATTTTCTAATGAGAAAATGGTTGATAGTACAGGAACTATATGTTCTAACAAATAGTTTATCCCCCTCTCATATATTATTTTAGGACTAGGCATCTTTCTCTAACTTGTATGAAGATGCCTAGTTGATTGTAAGTTTAAAATACATACTAAACTTATTTTCCTACTGCTGCCCTTAACTCTTTTTCGTAGGGTTCTACAGCTTTAATCATTTCTTTAACATTCTCATTAATCTCTTCAGGTTCTGCAAATACTACTTCATTTGATGTTTCTTTCATTTTTTGTTGGAATTCAGGGTCATTTATTGCTTTTTCAAATGCAGTCTGAAGTATTTCAATTTTGGCTGGATCAATATTTTTAGATACACCAAACGCTCTAACCAAACTGTTTAAACTTAAAATACCAGGATTGTCATAACCTAATTCAACGAGAGTCGGTACATCTGGAAGTTCAGCCAGCCGATCCTTGGAATTCACATATAAAGGAACAAGTTCTCCTGAATCGATCAAGTCAGCATTACTTGAATATGGTGTCATTGCTAAATCACTTTCACCCCTCATAACAGAGAGAATTGCTTCCGTTAATCCGCCGAGAGTTAGCATATCCTGCGTGAAACCCAACTCGGTGCTTGTCACAGTAAGCCCTAATCCGTCAGAAGATGCTATCGCTGATGCCGCCACAACAGCATGTCCGGCTTCAATGACATCGTCTAAAGAACTAAATTTTGAATTAGCGGAAGTAACAGTTAACATAGGTTCATACATAACTTGGCCTAACCAAGCGGCCTCCCCAATATCAAACTGCCCTGTTGCAACCTGCCCTACAACATTACCCGGTAAATTAAAAATACCAACTGTATGTCCATCCGGATTTTCGTTTAATATCGAGTTAATAGCAATTGCAGCTTGCCCCCCTGGCTTATTTATTACAACGACATTAACATCATTAGGGAGATATTTTTCTACATAAGGAGCTATTAAACGAGATACAGTATCAAACCCTCCACCAGCTGAATATGGGACAATTAGTTCAATATCTTTTGTTGGGAAATCTACTTTTGTTTCTTCAGTAGCATTATTTTCTTGCTCTGAGCCACCCGTCGTTACACTTTCTTGCTTTGGACTTTGACTAGAACTACATGCAGTTGCGATAAACATTGACAGTAAAACAATCATGATTGTAAAAATATTAACTTTTCCATTTCTTTTATTACTCATTTCGACACCTCCATGGCTTTATATTGATTTAAAAACAGATGGAAGAAATTCTCTTAATCTTGGCAAAACATCTTTTGCAAAACGAGACATGTTACCTATAACAACTTCATGTGGCATGGTCCCAAATTGCAACATTGGTACGACTATTCCGGCACCTACTTGCTCCGCAATATATTCTAACTGCTTTGCGACTGTATCCGGGTTGCCAACTACGGCAAATCCACTCTGAATTAATTCTTCATATGGTTTGCCTCGTGTTGCTTTTCCTTTTAGTTTCAATACAGCTTCCATTGAACGCTCAGTTAAGTAACCTGGTGGGAATAAAGTTTCAGGTGGTCTATGTTGTAATTTTTCATTTGAGTATTCTAAATGTG
Protein-coding regions in this window:
- a CDS encoding tripartite tricarboxylate transporter permease, which codes for MLEHIVPVLSTIFSLENIVFLLLGALLGMIFGLLPGLGGAQALALLIPISIGFDMIPAILLMVGAMGSATTAGSITSILLNTPGTPGSTSTTFDGYPLTQKGKAGMAIGAAASSSLLGGIVGLVVLIAILPFGKYIVLAFSFPEYFMLGVLSLSVISMITEGTMWKGLISALFGLMVASIGYDPVTGDLRYTFDIIHLYDGISLVSVVVGLFAITEILELMSKKNVKKVESKESIKGIGEGILSVFKNFGLFFRCSIIGTIIGILPGVGGSVANFLAYGHAVQTSKNPENFGKGDIRGVIAPEASNNAKDSGSFVPTLIFGIPGSVDTAVLLGALIIHGVQPGPLLMSKSPDIIVLLIITLLLANVLMCSITVLLAHPLSKIATINKSIILPIIGVFALLGTYVFNGRVIDVWLALLFGLIGFIMKRADFSRVSFVIAFVLSDLIQQNFHLTLRSFGLEGFVARPISLTLFLLTLILLAAPYLKNKWRRG
- a CDS encoding Bug family tripartite tricarboxylate transporter substrate binding protein codes for the protein MSNKRNGKVNIFTIMIVLLSMFIATACSSSQSPKQESVTTGGSEQENNATEETKVDFPTKDIELIVPYSAGGGFDTVSRLIAPYVEKYLPNDVNVVVINKPGGQAAIAINSILNENPDGHTVGIFNLPGNVVGQVATGQFDIGEAAWLGQVMYEPMLTVTSANSKFSSLDDVIEAGHAVVAASAIASSDGLGLTVTSTELGFTQDMLTLGGLTEAILSVMRGESDLAMTPYSSNADLIDSGELVPLYVNSKDRLAELPDVPTLVELGYDNPGILSLNSLVRAFGVSKNIDPAKIEILQTAFEKAINDPEFQQKMKETSNEVVFAEPEEINENVKEMIKAVEPYEKELRAAVGK